A single region of the Novipirellula aureliae genome encodes:
- a CDS encoding enoyl-ACP reductase FabI → MQFEGKKGLILGVANDHSIAWAIAKQIMEMGGECGFTHLPDRPDDERQRSRRRVAQLTDQYENAKFLIPMDAQKDEDIRSVFEYTAKEFGKIDFLLHSIAFADRDDLARDTVETSRAGFKLAMDVSVYTFLACVNAARPILNPGAAVATMTFFGGEKCVPGYNVMGVCKAALEASVRYLAYELGPQDVRVNALSAGPIRTLAGRAAGVDGMLELYKEVAPLGKNVSHEEVGRTGAFLLSDMSNGISGEILHVDGGYHAMGSPGRLLNRLR, encoded by the coding sequence ATGCAATTTGAAGGTAAAAAAGGTCTTATCTTAGGCGTTGCCAATGATCACTCGATCGCTTGGGCTATCGCAAAGCAAATCATGGAAATGGGGGGGGAGTGTGGTTTCACCCACCTACCCGACCGTCCCGATGACGAGCGGCAACGAAGTCGCCGACGAGTGGCACAATTGACCGATCAATACGAAAACGCAAAATTCCTGATACCGATGGATGCGCAGAAGGATGAAGATATCCGCAGCGTATTTGAGTATACGGCGAAAGAATTTGGAAAAATCGACTTTCTGCTGCATTCGATTGCCTTCGCTGATCGAGACGATTTGGCTCGCGATACGGTCGAAACGAGCCGAGCGGGTTTCAAATTGGCAATGGATGTCAGCGTCTACACGTTCTTGGCTTGCGTGAATGCCGCCAGACCGATTTTGAATCCTGGGGCGGCTGTTGCCACGATGACCTTTTTCGGTGGCGAAAAGTGTGTGCCAGGCTATAACGTGATGGGAGTTTGTAAGGCAGCTCTTGAAGCATCCGTCCGTTACTTGGCATATGAGTTGGGCCCCCAAGATGTCCGAGTCAATGCGTTGTCCGCAGGTCCGATCCGAACACTGGCGGGACGAGCGGCAGGAGTGGATGGCATGTTGGAACTCTACAAGGAGGTCGCGCCGCTTGGTAAGAACGTTTCGCATGAAGAGGTTGGCCGCACCGGAGCGTTTTTGTTGAGCGATATGAGCAACGGGATCTCCGGAGAAATCCTCCACGTCGATGGCGGCTATCACGCAATGGGAAGCCCCGGACGACTGCTCAACCGGCTTCGCTAA
- a CDS encoding thioredoxin family protein, protein MVRTASTMLPLGTTAPSFQLPECEGSTVSLSDFTDSKALLVIFMCNHCPFVKHVAEELTRLSNDYMAKGVSVVAINSNDAEKYPDDSPEAMRKEKAMRGYPFAYLFDEDQTVAAAYHAACTPDFYLFDGDHKLVYRGQLDSSRPDSGIPVTGKDLRAAIDTVLAGETVPEAQTPSIGCNIKWKPGNEPSYFNPQGSA, encoded by the coding sequence ATGGTACGAACAGCAAGCACGATGTTACCCTTGGGCACGACAGCGCCAAGTTTTCAGTTACCCGAATGTGAAGGTTCAACCGTATCGCTTTCGGATTTCACGGATTCAAAAGCGTTACTCGTCATCTTCATGTGCAATCATTGTCCGTTCGTCAAACATGTTGCCGAAGAGTTAACGCGACTTAGCAATGACTACATGGCAAAAGGGGTTTCCGTTGTTGCAATCAACAGTAACGATGCGGAAAAGTATCCTGATGACTCACCCGAGGCGATGCGGAAAGAAAAAGCGATGCGGGGATATCCCTTTGCCTATCTTTTCGATGAGGATCAAACCGTTGCCGCAGCGTACCATGCTGCCTGTACACCCGACTTCTATCTATTCGATGGCGATCACAAACTGGTTTACCGAGGCCAGCTCGACAGCAGCCGACCTGATTCGGGTATTCCAGTCACGGGTAAGGATTTAAGAGCTGCGATCGATACTGTGTTAGCAGGCGAAACGGTTCCCGAAGCCCAAACGCCTTCGATCGGATGCAACATCAAATGGAAGCCGGGCAACGAGCCAAGCTATTTTAATCCGCAAGGTAGTGCGTAG
- a CDS encoding ABC transporter ATP-binding protein, protein MESPHSLLVEHLSKSYPTATGPLQVLHDIGLELSAGDSLAIVGPSGSGKSTLLQILGTLDHPDDGTITIDGQDPFQLNDKDLAAFRNQKIGFIFQDHHLLPQLTVTENVLVAALAIGQPSAEQRERCESLLDAVSLADRRGHLPSELSGGERERVAIARALLMQPALILADEPTGNLDRRTADSVTELLLTLPSDFGVILITVTHSDALAAAMKKRRELEDGRLV, encoded by the coding sequence ATGGAATCGCCTCATTCGCTTCTCGTCGAGCATTTATCGAAGTCTTATCCAACGGCAACGGGGCCGCTACAGGTACTCCACGATATCGGCTTGGAGCTGTCGGCCGGCGATTCACTGGCGATCGTCGGGCCGAGTGGCAGCGGGAAAAGCACGCTGTTGCAAATCCTCGGCACACTCGATCATCCCGATGACGGCACCATCACCATCGACGGTCAAGATCCATTCCAGCTAAACGACAAAGATTTGGCGGCATTCCGCAATCAAAAGATCGGGTTTATTTTTCAAGACCATCATCTGTTGCCGCAACTAACCGTCACCGAGAACGTGCTCGTCGCCGCACTCGCGATCGGTCAGCCGAGTGCGGAGCAAAGGGAACGCTGTGAAAGCTTGCTCGATGCGGTCTCTTTGGCGGATCGGCGTGGGCATCTTCCAAGTGAGTTATCGGGTGGTGAACGAGAGCGAGTCGCGATCGCACGTGCCTTGTTAATGCAACCCGCTTTGATCTTAGCCGATGAACCGACTGGCAATCTCGATCGACGTACGGCCGATTCGGTGACGGAGCTACTCTTAACGCTGCCCTCCGACTTTGGGGTGATTCTGATCACGGTGACTCATAGCGATGCGTTGGCGGCAGCGATGAAGAAACGTCGCGAATTAGAAGACGGAAGGTTGGTTTAG
- a CDS encoding TatD family hydrolase: MDYIDPHIHMVSRITDDYETLSRMGCVAVSEPAFWAGYDRGSVDGFRDYFRQLTEVEPKRAANYGIQLFCWLCINAKEAENVALSREVIAMIPEFLDHPNVLGIGEIGLNKNTKNESITFLEHLELAIKYEQSILIHTPHLADKYQGTRMILDMLSDDSRINRDRVLVDHVEEHTIGEVLDRGFWAGMTLYPVSKCTPERAVDMIEMYGPERLMANSAGDWGPSKPTAVPDLIFEMRRRGHSETLIRKIVYDNPIEFFSQSPNFNNHFQSR, translated from the coding sequence ATGGATTACATTGACCCCCACATCCACATGGTGTCGCGGATTACCGACGACTATGAGACGCTTTCGCGGATGGGCTGCGTCGCTGTCAGTGAGCCCGCCTTTTGGGCGGGCTATGATCGTGGCAGCGTCGATGGATTTCGTGACTACTTTCGGCAATTGACGGAGGTCGAACCGAAGCGGGCCGCAAACTATGGAATCCAACTTTTTTGTTGGCTCTGCATCAACGCCAAGGAAGCGGAGAACGTAGCGCTCTCGCGAGAAGTGATTGCGATGATCCCTGAATTCTTAGATCATCCCAACGTTCTGGGGATCGGGGAAATCGGTTTGAACAAGAACACGAAAAACGAATCGATCACCTTTCTCGAACATCTCGAACTAGCCATCAAGTATGAACAATCGATTCTGATTCATACGCCCCATTTGGCGGACAAGTACCAAGGGACGCGGATGATTTTGGACATGTTGTCCGACGATTCTCGGATCAACCGCGACCGAGTGCTCGTCGATCATGTCGAAGAACACACGATCGGCGAAGTGCTCGATCGTGGTTTTTGGGCGGGGATGACTTTGTACCCTGTTTCGAAATGTACGCCCGAGCGGGCTGTCGACATGATCGAAATGTACGGGCCCGAGCGATTGATGGCCAATTCCGCGGGCGATTGGGGGCCGAGCAAACCGACAGCGGTTCCCGATTTGATTTTCGAAATGCGCCGCCGCGGCCATAGTGAAACGCTCATTCGAAAAATTGTCTACGACAACCCAATCGAGTTTTTCTCGCAAAGCCCAAATTTTAACAATCATTTTCAATCACGCTAA
- the cutA gene encoding divalent-cation tolerance protein CutA, with product MKESTNPSIVLVLSTVGNSADAERLAKDLISQSLAACVQIDGPLISHYRWAGKVEQGEEFRLSIKTSLATWPKLRDRLQKEHPYDEPQIVMIPIVEATEGYRDWVIEQTS from the coding sequence ATGAAAGAATCGACAAACCCGTCAATCGTTTTGGTCCTTTCAACGGTAGGGAACAGTGCCGACGCCGAACGATTGGCGAAGGATCTTATCAGTCAGTCGCTGGCTGCATGTGTCCAAATTGATGGACCCTTGATAAGCCACTATCGCTGGGCAGGCAAAGTCGAACAGGGTGAAGAATTTCGTTTATCGATCAAGACTTCGCTTGCTACATGGCCTAAACTGCGCGATCGATTGCAAAAGGAGCACCCGTACGATGAACCACAGATCGTGATGATCCCGATTGTCGAAGCTACCGAAGGCTACCGTGATTGGGTGATTGAACAAACGAGCTAA
- a CDS encoding serine/threonine protein kinase, translating into MDAKRYDRIRDLFLAADELPPEDQRAFVEAEANGDAELVQEVMSLLGEHDPDSARAEGENAMPVTSPIDIPTSAPMARSTQSPPAKQSPPAKQGSDDDTKRGDDDQRSEVPQKADPRPARKTVSPSEITQHGGALRTHASPRDLETDRSHHRSSPSDILFAKKSRRTQRVNSGWLFLAAVLPTAIVGVWTYRSVEQSVRIALHNELTGVADSVSLAAGRFMDDKAQLVQSWSRQTQIRNSILELVEFAETKPSIDELQAAPQSDRIKVELQTLSANKSVHFIVWNPAFTTIATWHEDRSNVGRPVLPQDASDVAKALRGEIVMFGPKRMDNMTDSYLPKIDRPVMACIVPIFDDQREVVAAMLVSGIGFYDQFNQLILDASNRNGLDAYAVNADGMMVSESRNATSLASRGLLDFAAEEIADRLRVTDPGFKLDQDNVARVHRRAMPLTESVASATLAESNVRLDPYNNYAGESVVGGWRWNSDWKFAVIVEKGVREAFAPARIVWSSFLLLGSLLSVTAFLAANRLARRSMIDQVAVHPLSRYEIVSELGSGGMGIVYRARHRQLGRDTALKILRGDRQNKEDRLRFDREAKLAASLSNPHSVMIYDYGRSEEGEAYCVMEYLNGLSLGEVVARSRWQPVGRVLYVIRQICEALIEAHSLDLVHRDIKPQNIMLSFDASVGDWAVVFDYGLAKPLSPDSSTYQTSEVVWAGTPMYMAPERFRSPTNMDPRSDVYSIGCVAYYLLAGRPPFAECDPESLFALILSETPIGIGIHRGEEVPESIRKLVARCMAKNVDDRYQSVAELARAIDLIRDDFPWKIDDAAAWWKQYGD; encoded by the coding sequence ATGGATGCGAAGCGGTATGATCGCATTCGGGATCTCTTTCTTGCCGCCGACGAGTTGCCACCCGAAGACCAACGAGCTTTCGTCGAAGCCGAAGCCAACGGCGATGCCGAGCTGGTTCAAGAGGTGATGTCTCTATTGGGAGAGCACGATCCTGATTCCGCACGAGCCGAAGGTGAAAACGCGATGCCGGTCACTTCGCCGATCGACATCCCCACTTCTGCGCCGATGGCCCGATCAACGCAGTCACCTCCTGCAAAACAGTCACCTCCTGCAAAACAGGGGTCTGACGACGACACCAAGCGAGGGGATGACGACCAACGGAGCGAGGTTCCTCAAAAGGCGGATCCTCGTCCTGCTCGCAAAACGGTTTCGCCATCGGAAATCACACAGCATGGTGGTGCCCTGCGGACCCATGCGTCTCCTCGCGATCTCGAAACCGATCGATCGCATCACCGAAGTTCCCCCAGTGATATTCTGTTTGCAAAAAAGTCTCGTCGGACTCAGCGGGTCAATTCGGGATGGTTATTCCTAGCTGCCGTTTTACCGACGGCGATCGTGGGTGTATGGACTTACCGAAGCGTCGAGCAAAGTGTTCGCATCGCTCTGCATAACGAATTGACGGGCGTTGCCGATAGCGTTTCGTTAGCAGCCGGTCGGTTCATGGACGACAAAGCTCAGCTCGTCCAATCATGGTCTCGTCAAACGCAAATTCGCAATTCAATTCTTGAACTGGTCGAATTTGCTGAAACGAAACCATCGATCGATGAACTGCAAGCCGCCCCCCAATCCGATCGAATCAAAGTTGAACTGCAGACTTTGTCAGCGAATAAGTCGGTTCATTTCATCGTTTGGAACCCGGCCTTTACCACGATCGCTACTTGGCATGAAGATCGATCGAACGTTGGGCGACCTGTTTTACCGCAAGACGCTTCGGACGTTGCCAAAGCGCTGCGGGGTGAAATTGTCATGTTCGGCCCCAAGCGAATGGATAACATGACCGATAGCTATTTACCAAAGATCGATCGTCCCGTCATGGCCTGCATCGTACCGATTTTCGATGATCAACGCGAAGTCGTCGCCGCCATGTTGGTCTCCGGCATCGGTTTCTACGACCAATTCAATCAATTGATCCTCGATGCATCGAATCGAAACGGACTCGATGCCTATGCCGTCAACGCGGATGGCATGATGGTCAGTGAAAGCCGCAACGCAACATCGTTAGCCAGTCGCGGATTACTGGACTTTGCGGCGGAGGAGATTGCGGATCGACTGCGTGTTACCGACCCGGGCTTTAAGCTCGACCAAGACAACGTAGCCCGAGTCCATCGCCGCGCGATGCCGCTTACCGAATCGGTTGCCTCGGCAACGTTAGCGGAATCCAACGTTCGTCTCGATCCTTATAACAACTATGCTGGCGAATCAGTGGTCGGAGGATGGCGATGGAATTCCGATTGGAAGTTCGCGGTGATCGTGGAAAAGGGAGTCAGGGAAGCATTCGCTCCGGCGCGGATCGTTTGGTCCAGCTTTCTGCTGCTTGGAAGCCTGCTTAGCGTCACCGCCTTTCTAGCGGCCAATCGTCTTGCCCGCAGATCGATGATCGACCAAGTCGCCGTCCATCCGCTCAGCCGCTATGAGATCGTTTCCGAGTTGGGAAGTGGCGGAATGGGAATCGTTTACCGCGCAAGACATCGGCAACTTGGTCGTGATACGGCCTTGAAGATTTTGCGTGGCGATCGACAAAACAAAGAAGATCGATTGCGTTTTGACCGCGAAGCAAAATTGGCTGCGTCACTGAGTAATCCACACAGCGTGATGATTTACGACTATGGACGCAGTGAAGAGGGCGAAGCCTACTGCGTCATGGAATACTTAAATGGCCTCTCGCTCGGCGAAGTGGTCGCCCGCAGTCGTTGGCAACCCGTTGGACGCGTTCTGTACGTGATTCGGCAAATCTGCGAAGCATTGATTGAAGCCCACAGTTTGGATTTGGTTCACCGCGACATCAAACCACAAAACATCATGTTGTCGTTCGATGCCTCGGTCGGTGATTGGGCCGTCGTCTTCGATTATGGTTTGGCCAAACCACTCAGCCCCGATAGCAGTACGTATCAAACGAGCGAAGTCGTCTGGGCGGGAACGCCGATGTATATGGCTCCCGAACGTTTTCGGTCACCCACCAATATGGATCCTCGATCCGACGTCTATTCAATTGGCTGCGTTGCCTACTATCTATTGGCAGGCCGACCGCCGTTTGCTGAATGTGATCCCGAATCTTTGTTCGCACTGATTCTCAGTGAAACGCCGATCGGCATCGGCATCCATCGTGGCGAAGAAGTCCCCGAGTCAATCCGAAAATTGGTTGCTCGCTGCATGGCGAAAAACGTAGACGATCGTTACCAAAGTGTTGCCGAGTTAGCCCGAGCGATCGATTTGATTCGTGACGATTTCCCCTGGAAGATCGATGATGCCGCCGCATGGTGGAAACAATATGGCGATTGA
- a CDS encoding sigma-70 family RNA polymerase sigma factor codes for MSSLNDLVEKSVDGHLADTDRLFTAMYEDLRRLAGKFLQHEPIRDRLSSSSLVHQAYMRMIDQTRIDWQGKTHFFAIGATVMRRILVDHARKVRSQKRGGGWDRRMLTDDVTFELSKDEDVVALDDLLNTLANLSSRQARIVELRFFGGMTMREISAEMNLGLRTIEKDWAMARAWMRRELRRESEESSTPKASRPDAPQGESD; via the coding sequence ATGAGTAGTTTGAACGATCTCGTCGAAAAGAGTGTCGATGGACACCTCGCCGACACGGATCGTTTATTCACTGCCATGTATGAAGACCTCCGCCGGTTGGCGGGAAAGTTCCTGCAACACGAGCCGATTCGCGATCGGCTCAGTTCCTCTTCGCTGGTCCATCAAGCGTACATGCGGATGATCGACCAAACGCGAATCGATTGGCAAGGCAAGACACATTTTTTCGCCATCGGCGCGACAGTGATGCGTCGTATCTTGGTCGATCATGCCCGCAAGGTTCGTTCCCAGAAACGTGGCGGCGGATGGGACCGGCGAATGCTAACCGATGATGTGACGTTCGAGCTGAGTAAGGATGAAGATGTCGTCGCCTTGGACGATCTACTCAATACGCTAGCGAATTTAAGTTCGCGTCAAGCTCGTATCGTTGAACTACGTTTTTTTGGCGGCATGACGATGCGAGAAATCTCGGCCGAAATGAACCTTGGGCTACGGACAATTGAAAAGGATTGGGCGATGGCTCGTGCCTGGATGCGGCGTGAACTTCGGCGTGAATCGGAGGAATCCTCAACACCGAAAGCTAGCCGCCCCGATGCGCCACAGGGCGAGTCGGATTGA
- a CDS encoding serine/threonine-protein kinase, with the protein MTAILSKLQKTAPSTPASNAMTFTYSPGSTPLPRYTIRRGIGIGGFGEVYFAISEAGKEVALKRIQRNLDVELRGVSHCLNLKHPNLVSLFDICRDANEESWVVMEYVAGKNLRQVLDESPTGLTESEARRWFAAIAAGVHHLHAAGLVHRDLKPGNVFDDLGIVKVGDYGLSKFISSSHRAGHTESVGTFHYMAPEIGRGEYGREIDIYALGIMLYEVLTGMVPFDGESSHEIIIKHMTAEPNLTLVGEPYRSVIAKCLEKDPQKRFRSTVDLTDALGMSRPDNPVLSGSPGLPGSRVDEPPADSANSPYEEPIMASLSSANSNPRSYPSPLANHPPSRAHESTSDLQRWWRSLDQSPGAKFFLVLGIVLVTMTAGLWPLLMLAAIVYVPYYVVRQMVPQVNQQPRYAGASSLQSNAACAQSSGRIPATTRPLSKSEWRSQCRKELCAKPRIHRVAELSTSWMTACLTTFVLAVVAGVIGLGSGPTDAAAVAPYAAMAMIVLVSSLAMLWLGKYWERDEGESLPRRLVLAGVGVFVGAFAYAVTQFLMLPLDYGLTREIDSTTLPQALYLGNKIPRASALMTHFALLFAALRWWKPVDPLRRRRLSLWSVAVAVVSEWAVHQILPIPQPAGMLIAGGIAIAVQMSSPWLNPRPKTILRKTSLATAAAAMFVLSTASMTVHATEVSTEAAEVEVADVESADVESTKVEATKVEAVEVEVAKVEAVEVEVAETQAKSTELSVVPLDQTVYPSDRPDWIDRLADDENPTAEEDYTVVVTSLPSETREESAAGLQLMKRAAVLNTIKSFVPRGRGIKSDLLDDDWIDHWLVQRTYEGEVTKGDMVLHEHAAELVFDKEARDEIRELWKRVQLRNRLGFLGLAGFGGFCLLVMSSVATGFLSRRLSLRSPSGECFRTEGES; encoded by the coding sequence ATGACTGCAATTCTTAGTAAACTACAAAAGACGGCTCCCTCGACACCTGCTTCCAATGCTATGACCTTCACGTATTCCCCCGGATCGACTCCATTGCCTCGATACACGATTCGTCGTGGGATCGGGATTGGCGGGTTTGGTGAAGTCTATTTCGCGATCAGCGAAGCGGGCAAAGAGGTCGCATTAAAACGGATCCAGCGAAATCTGGACGTTGAGCTGCGTGGCGTGTCTCATTGCCTGAACCTAAAACATCCCAACCTGGTTTCTCTGTTTGACATCTGTCGTGATGCAAATGAGGAGTCCTGGGTTGTGATGGAGTACGTCGCGGGCAAAAATTTGCGGCAAGTGCTCGATGAATCGCCGACCGGCTTGACTGAAAGTGAAGCGAGACGTTGGTTTGCTGCGATTGCTGCTGGGGTTCATCACTTGCATGCCGCTGGTTTGGTTCACCGCGACTTGAAGCCTGGGAACGTTTTCGATGATCTGGGGATCGTCAAGGTTGGCGATTATGGGCTAAGCAAGTTTATCTCGTCCTCGCATCGTGCCGGGCATACCGAAAGCGTTGGTACGTTTCACTACATGGCACCCGAGATCGGGCGTGGTGAATACGGCCGTGAAATCGATATCTATGCTCTCGGCATCATGCTCTACGAAGTGCTGACTGGCATGGTCCCGTTTGATGGGGAAAGCAGTCATGAAATCATCATCAAGCACATGACGGCAGAACCCAATTTGACGTTGGTCGGCGAGCCCTATCGGTCGGTGATTGCCAAGTGTCTGGAGAAAGACCCTCAAAAACGTTTTCGCAGCACGGTGGATTTAACCGATGCTCTCGGCATGAGCCGACCAGATAACCCGGTATTGTCTGGCAGTCCGGGTTTGCCAGGCTCGCGAGTAGATGAGCCGCCTGCCGACTCGGCAAATTCACCGTACGAAGAACCGATCATGGCTTCGTTATCATCGGCGAACTCAAACCCGCGTTCCTATCCTTCTCCGCTTGCGAATCACCCACCGAGCAGGGCTCACGAGAGTACTTCGGATTTGCAGCGATGGTGGCGTTCGCTCGATCAATCGCCTGGTGCCAAGTTCTTTTTGGTCTTGGGTATCGTGTTGGTCACGATGACAGCCGGTCTGTGGCCGCTATTGATGTTGGCCGCGATCGTGTACGTGCCCTACTATGTGGTTCGTCAAATGGTACCGCAGGTGAATCAGCAGCCCCGTTATGCAGGAGCATCGTCGTTGCAATCAAATGCGGCCTGCGCCCAGTCGTCTGGCCGAATTCCTGCGACGACGCGTCCGCTCAGCAAGTCCGAGTGGCGAAGTCAATGCCGAAAGGAGTTGTGTGCCAAACCGAGGATTCATCGAGTCGCCGAACTGAGTACTTCTTGGATGACCGCTTGCTTGACGACGTTTGTCCTAGCTGTGGTTGCGGGGGTGATCGGGCTTGGCAGCGGGCCGACTGATGCGGCTGCGGTTGCTCCTTATGCCGCCATGGCGATGATCGTGTTGGTGTCTTCATTGGCAATGCTCTGGCTGGGCAAGTATTGGGAACGAGACGAAGGTGAAAGTTTGCCGCGGCGATTGGTGCTGGCAGGAGTCGGTGTGTTTGTCGGAGCGTTCGCCTACGCTGTCACACAGTTCTTAATGCTTCCACTTGACTACGGTTTAACCCGAGAGATCGACTCGACCACACTTCCGCAAGCTCTTTATCTAGGCAACAAAATCCCACGCGCCTCGGCTTTGATGACTCACTTTGCCCTGTTGTTTGCTGCCCTTCGCTGGTGGAAACCGGTGGACCCGCTACGTCGTCGACGACTTAGTTTGTGGAGCGTTGCGGTGGCCGTGGTGAGCGAATGGGCCGTTCATCAAATCTTGCCGATTCCTCAACCCGCTGGGATGCTAATCGCCGGTGGCATCGCAATCGCCGTGCAAATGTCCTCGCCATGGTTGAATCCACGTCCGAAAACAATCCTGCGGAAAACTTCATTGGCCACCGCCGCCGCAGCGATGTTTGTCCTGTCCACGGCATCGATGACCGTTCACGCCACTGAAGTGTCCACTGAAGCCGCAGAAGTAGAGGTCGCAGACGTGGAATCCGCAGACGTAGAATCCACAAAAGTAGAAGCCACAAAAGTAGAAGCCGTAGAAGTAGAGGTCGCAAAAGTAGAAGCCGTAGAAGTAGAGGTCGCTGAAACGCAGGCCAAGTCGACCGAGTTGTCTGTCGTTCCCCTCGACCAAACGGTCTACCCGAGTGACCGACCCGATTGGATCGATCGTCTTGCCGATGACGAAAATCCAACCGCCGAGGAGGATTACACGGTGGTTGTCACCTCATTGCCGTCGGAAACGCGTGAAGAGAGTGCGGCAGGGCTGCAGTTGATGAAGCGAGCGGCTGTGCTCAACACGATCAAGAGTTTTGTTCCACGAGGCCGAGGTATCAAATCGGATTTGCTTGATGACGATTGGATTGACCACTGGTTGGTTCAGCGAACCTACGAGGGCGAAGTTACCAAAGGCGACATGGTGCTGCACGAGCATGCAGCGGAGCTCGTTTTTGATAAAGAGGCTCGCGACGAAATTCGCGAGTTGTGGAAGCGAGTGCAGCTGCGAAACCGTTTGGGATTCTTAGGTCTGGCAGGCTTCGGCGGGTTCTGTTTGCTCGTGATGAGTTCCGTCGCGACGGGTTTTCTAAGCCGTCGATTGTCGCTCCGCTCTCCGAGTGGAGAGTGTTTTCGTACGGAAGGTGAAAGTTGA
- a CDS encoding 3-keto-disaccharide hydrolase, protein MRSTRTLLAAAALLLIPNPGSPRLFAQENATKAVPAAEAGSTTNDAPSIDKAAEDTAKVEDEAGADEAGSDEAAQYGPSFPLMGEFAGKIHPKGEKAQQIGLQIRVFGDNSLEAIQYTGGLPGQPAQQGKPVQLVGLRSDGFVTLSGGPFVIIAEKDGCIVLDRKGARIGNLARVNRQSPTLGAAPPKDAIVLFDGTSTDQFTAAKMTEDGLLKQGATIKPMLQDFNLHLEFRLPYMPKENGQRRGNSGIYLQSRYECQILDSFATPSVFDGLGAIYRFRKPDINMCLPPLVWQTYDIQFTAPRWAADGSKLRGARITSWVNGVKVQDDVELPQQTGHGKEESPTLLPTLLQDHNNEVLFRNVWAVDRGIASEPFPAEGL, encoded by the coding sequence ATGAGATCGACACGTACCCTTCTAGCTGCCGCTGCTTTGTTATTGATTCCCAATCCAGGAAGCCCTCGCTTGTTCGCCCAAGAAAACGCGACCAAAGCGGTTCCGGCGGCCGAAGCGGGATCAACCACAAACGATGCTCCAAGTATAGACAAAGCTGCTGAGGACACGGCTAAAGTTGAGGATGAGGCAGGAGCCGATGAGGCAGGATCCGATGAGGCAGCACAGTATGGACCAAGCTTCCCTCTGATGGGTGAATTCGCTGGCAAGATTCATCCCAAGGGCGAAAAGGCACAACAAATTGGGCTGCAAATACGAGTATTTGGAGACAACAGCCTTGAGGCGATCCAGTACACCGGTGGGCTGCCGGGACAACCGGCACAACAAGGCAAACCCGTTCAATTGGTCGGACTCCGAAGTGACGGGTTTGTCACTCTATCGGGAGGCCCGTTTGTGATCATCGCCGAAAAGGATGGTTGCATCGTTCTTGATCGAAAGGGAGCTCGAATCGGCAATCTGGCTCGAGTGAATCGGCAAAGCCCGACGCTGGGTGCCGCACCGCCCAAAGATGCAATCGTGCTTTTCGATGGAACTTCAACGGACCAGTTTACCGCTGCGAAGATGACGGAGGATGGACTCTTGAAGCAAGGGGCAACCATCAAGCCGATGCTTCAGGATTTCAATCTACACCTCGAATTTCGCTTGCCCTATATGCCTAAGGAGAATGGTCAGAGGCGTGGTAATAGCGGCATTTACCTCCAAAGTCGGTATGAATGCCAGATACTCGATTCCTTTGCCACACCCTCTGTCTTTGACGGTTTGGGTGCAATTTACCGGTTCCGAAAACCGGACATCAACATGTGCCTGCCACCCTTGGTTTGGCAGACCTATGACATCCAGTTTACCGCTCCGCGTTGGGCGGCCGACGGTTCGAAACTACGAGGCGCCCGAATTACCAGCTGGGTCAATGGGGTGAAAGTGCAAGACGACGTTGAATTGCCCCAGCAAACCGGACATGGCAAAGAGGAATCACCGACGTTGCTTCCAACCCTTCTCCAAGACCACAACAACGAGGTGCTATTTCGCAATGTCTGGGCCGTCGACCGTGGAATTGCCAGTGAGCCTTTCCCAGCCGAGGGGCTGTAA